CTCGGACTGGCGAATGCCGTGCCGGCCTGGCTGGCCGCGCTGATCGTGGGCGGAGCCCTTCTCGTCGTCGGAGGCGGTGTGGCCGCCTTCGGGGCTCAGCGCGCCAAGTCGGCGGTACCGCCGGTGCCCGAGCGCACCGCCCAGAGCGTCCGGAAAGATGTTACGACTGTGAAGGAGCACCTCTGATGACCAGCCCCTTCGAAGGACCGGACCACACGTCGGCCGACGGCTCGCCTCCCGTTGCGCAGCAGCGCGAGGAACTCGCTGAGACGGTCGACGCCCTGACGAAGAAGCTGGATGTGCCGGCCCGGGCGAACGCCGCGGCCGCCGATACCGCGCACGCTGCCGCCGTCACGGTGCGGGAGAATCAGCCGTTCGTCGTCATCGCCGCCGTCGCCGTGGTGTCGGCAATCGTCGCGGCCGTCGTGGTCCGGCGTCGGCGCCGATAGGAGACAGTGATGAGCGTTGTGTCGAAGGCTCTGTACAAGCCGTTGTCGATCGGGACGAGCGTGATCGGCGGCCTCGCCGCGGGCGCCGTCTTCAACCAGATCTGGAAGCGGATCTCTTCCGAGCCCGGAAAGCCCGAGCCCCAGGATCTTCAGCGCAGCACCAGCGAAGTCCTCATTGCCGCGGCGCTCCAAGGGCTGGTCTTCGGTCTCGTGCGGGCTGCCGTCGATCGTGCCGGTGCCCGCGGCTACGAGGCGATGACTCACAGCGATCCGAATTGACGACCGTCACTCGGGCAGCGAGGAAGAGTCCGCGAGTAGGGCGGCCACCACCCCGATCGTCATCGTGGGCTACGCCTCGCGGCGTTGTCGACGATCTCGGCGGCGATCTCTCGTAGTTTGCGGTTGGTGGATTGCGATTGCCGACGCAGAACGAAGAATGCCGCGTCCGCGTCGATTCCGAGTGAGGACATGAGGATGCCCTTGGCCTGTTCGACCGGCGCCCGGTGGGCGATCGCGGCTCGGATCTTGTCGGCGACTTCCACCGCAGACTGGTAGCGGGAGAAGTCGCCGATGGCGCTGGACGCGGACGAGGTGAGGATGTCGATGATCTGGGCGTCTATCGCATCGAATGCCGCGGGACCCCGTCCGTAGAGATTCAACGCTCCGAACGACTCCCCGGCACGCAGCGGAGCGGCGAGGAACGAGTGAATCCCCTCGGCGCGGGCTGCGAGCGCGAACTCCGGCCACCGTTGCTCGGCACCGTCCACGTCGACCAGGGTCACCTCACCGGTGCGGGCGGCATGCAGGCACGGGCCCTCATCGGCCTCGTACTGCTGCTCGTCGACGGCGAGTGTGCGCTCGTCGGTGTGGACGGCGGTGTAGACGCGTCCGCCGAGGGCGATGGTCACGCCCGCGCTGTCCGCACCGACGATGGTCTGCGTCGCGGACTCCACGACCCGCTGGAGCAGCACGATCAACCCGTCCTCGTCGTCGATCGACTGCCCGAGCGCGACCAGCAGCTTTCCCAGGGTGATCGCGTCGAGGCGTGAGTCCGCGCCGGTGACGAGAGGGTCGATCGCCGATTCTGTGCCGATGACGGGAACGGAGTCCTCGACCTGCTTCGTGCCATCCATACGTTCACCGTTCCCTCGTGCCATCTGATCCGTGTCCTCGTCGATTATTCCTGCTGCGGCACCCAGGGCAGTGTCCCGCTGCCAGGTTCTACTTCCAGTGAGCCAGCTCGTGGGCCAGGTTTGCCCGGGCGCGTCGGTGGTGGCCCCGCGCGGCGTCGGCGCTCAACCCCAGGCGGGTGCCGATCGCCGGAAACGTGTGGCCCTCGACCTCCCGGAGGATCCAGACGTCGCGTTGGCGGTCCGGTAGCTGCGCCAACGCCACCGACAGGGCGCCGACGAAGGCTGCACTCGTCGCCACTGCGCTGGTCTCGAACGTCGTGGCGGCAGGCAGTGTGGAGAACGAGTCGGTATCGACCGGCACCGATCGATACGACCGGTAGAGATCCGCAATCTTCCGCCGACAGATCGCGACGAGCCAGTTCTCGAACGACGACTCCTGCCGGAAGCCCGGGATCTGCCTCCACGCCGCGATGAATGTTTCCTGCACGACATCGTGGACATCGGAGTTGCGCACGGCTCCGCGCGCGTACCGGTAGAGCGCCGCCGCATGGCCTCTCACCAACTGATCGAACGCTGCTCGATCCCCGTCGGCGGCGCGGCGTAGCAGTTCGTGCTCGTCCCTCCGGACGACGTCGGAGTGCACGGTCGGAGTCGACCCGGACTGAACGGCAACCGGTGGCACCAGCAAATCGACGCACTCCTCCCATGACGGCGCCGTCATGGAGGAGAGGCGAGCGGCTACTGCGGCCGCGGGTTCACCTTAGCGTCAGGAATGTCGGGTCGAGAAACGGCCCGACCCGGGCTGGGACCGTGGATGCCGAGTAGTAGCTGTGGATCTTGGGCGGCCAGGGCTGTGCACGGTCGGAGTTGCGCGCAAGTTGCAGGCATCCGCGCATACTGCAACCTGCGCGACGTGGCGGGAACCTGCGCGGTTCACCGCGAAGGCGGTGACCCCAGCGCGTCGACGACCGGCAGGTCGCTGAACGGGTCTCCGCCGAACATCGTCCCGGTGACGCGATCGTCGAAGCGCTGCCGCACCAGTGGGTAGGCGGCGTCGGGCAGGGCGTAGAAGTACACGCGCGGCAGCATCTCGTTCACCGTGTCGATGTAGTACTCGACGAACTCGGCGACATTCGGATCGTCCAACATGTCCGTCGAGACGTAGAGGAACAGTGGCCGCGTCAACGGTGTGTAGCGGCCGGACTGTGCGTTCTCGCGGGACGGAGTGACACCGTCGATCGCGACGTTGCTGATCCTGTCCCGGTACTCCTCGTCGGCGGCGAGATAGTTGCCCACGCCCATGAATCCCAGCGAGTCGTCGTCCTCGGCAACCCAGCCGGCGAGCTCTGCCATATCATCCGTGGCCCGGTAGTCGCTGCGGATCCGGCCGGCTTCTCCGGTCACGAAGTGGGTGAAGTACTCGAACGTCGCCGAGCCCTCCGGCCGGCCGAAGAGTGAAATCTGCCGGTCCGGCCACTCCTCGCGGACGTCCTGCCACGTCTGCACGTCCGAATCCGGCGACCAGATACGGGAAAGCTCGTCGAACGTGAGGTCGGAGGCGAAGCTGTTGTTCTCGTTGCGGACCAGGCTCAGCGCGTCGAGCGCGATCGGCAGTTCGATGAACTCGACACCGTTGTCCGCGCACATCTGCACGAAGTCGATCCGCTGCCCGGCTCCGGGTATCGCCTCGGAGGCGTTGTTGATCGCGGTCTCGCCCGCGCAGAACCGCTCGAACCCGGCGAGCGTTCCCTCCGCCGCGATGTCGACCGCGAACCGTCCGTCGCGGGCGATGGCTGCGGTGACAGGAGCGACGGTCGCCGAACCGGATATCTCGATCGGGGTCGATTCTCCGTTGCCGCCACAGGCTGCCAGTGAGGCAGTCAGCGCCGCGGCGGCGACAATGGCTGTCCCCCTCAGTCGCTCACGCATGGCCCGGGTGCCTGCCCGCGTCGCTGCCGGATCCGTCCCCCGCCTCGCTACCGTCGTGCGCGACTTCGCGAAACGCTTCCTCGAAGAAGACGCGGACCTCGTGCCAGCGCACGCGGCTGTTCGCCAAGTGCTCGGCGAGCCGGTCGATCTCGGCGTGCTGCAGGCGATGGGTCCTCCGGGACGCCAACTCGCGTC
This genomic interval from Rhodococcus triatomae contains the following:
- a CDS encoding DUF3618 domain-containing protein; amino-acid sequence: MTSPFEGPDHTSADGSPPVAQQREELAETVDALTKKLDVPARANAAAADTAHAAAVTVRENQPFVVIAAVAVVSAIVAAVVVRRRRR
- a CDS encoding DUF4235 domain-containing protein translates to MSVVSKALYKPLSIGTSVIGGLAAGAVFNQIWKRISSEPGKPEPQDLQRSTSEVLIAAALQGLVFGLVRAAVDRAGARGYEAMTHSDPN
- a CDS encoding GAF and ANTAR domain-containing protein, whose amino-acid sequence is MDGTKQVEDSVPVIGTESAIDPLVTGADSRLDAITLGKLLVALGQSIDDEDGLIVLLQRVVESATQTIVGADSAGVTIALGGRVYTAVHTDERTLAVDEQQYEADEGPCLHAARTGEVTLVDVDGAEQRWPEFALAARAEGIHSFLAAPLRAGESFGALNLYGRGPAAFDAIDAQIIDILTSSASSAIGDFSRYQSAVEVADKIRAAIAHRAPVEQAKGILMSSLGIDADAAFFVLRRQSQSTNRKLREIAAEIVDNAARRSPR
- a CDS encoding RNA polymerase sigma factor, whose product is MHSDVVRRDEHELLRRAADGDRAAFDQLVRGHAAALYRYARGAVRNSDVHDVVQETFIAAWRQIPGFRQESSFENWLVAICRRKIADLYRSYRSVPVDTDSFSTLPAATTFETSAVATSAAFVGALSVALAQLPDRQRDVWILREVEGHTFPAIGTRLGLSADAARGHHRRARANLAHELAHWK
- a CDS encoding PstS family phosphate ABC transporter substrate-binding protein → MRERLRGTAIVAAAALTASLAACGGNGESTPIEISGSATVAPVTAAIARDGRFAVDIAAEGTLAGFERFCAGETAINNASEAIPGAGQRIDFVQMCADNGVEFIELPIALDALSLVRNENNSFASDLTFDELSRIWSPDSDVQTWQDVREEWPDRQISLFGRPEGSATFEYFTHFVTGEAGRIRSDYRATDDMAELAGWVAEDDDSLGFMGVGNYLAADEEYRDRISNVAIDGVTPSRENAQSGRYTPLTRPLFLYVSTDMLDDPNVAEFVEYYIDTVNEMLPRVYFYALPDAAYPLVRQRFDDRVTGTMFGGDPFSDLPVVDALGSPPSR